In one Cystobacter fuscus DSM 2262 genomic region, the following are encoded:
- a CDS encoding sensor histidine kinase — protein sequence MTIRARILLVAGVAVTLVCLMALLLYSGASRGQRLRQQLASIQNQIDSLERLHSFAWPFLNQLAQARQNQEDTGLVLREMTALAEAASARLMEGQTLELKGRVLAGVDWSEVVAERQQQQQQQEIQRMLLAWAALAERRVRELPPSVPVAPQVEWLLYSEFEQTVGRRIVEAQGKERAEAASLQVLLDDHVWQARWVAVFVPTFGLLLMGLVTAAILAPLRRSLRELTAVARRIGQGDFDIDAATSAVARDELGMLSHAIGRMARELRESLEEKQRMIRAEAESSEREALRYQALLEDTVRARTSELAEANARLRESLQELQSTQEQLLAADRLASVGRLAAGVGHEINNPLAFILSNLRFAHQELTALSGAPSEELHQELVSALAEANEGAERVRLIVQDLRTLARPDEVALGPVSVAEVVRSAVKMARHETRDRALLVEECEGVPPVHANAARLGQVFLNLLINAAHAIEPGRVKENEIRVVARMSGPGRVTVEVRDTGAGIPAEHLRRIFDPFFTTKPVGVGTGLGLSVCHRIITSLGGDIRVESEPGRGTCFFVTLPMAADSQQSASTPAA from the coding sequence ATGACGATTCGCGCCAGGATCCTGCTGGTCGCGGGGGTGGCGGTCACGCTGGTGTGCCTCATGGCCCTGCTCCTCTATTCCGGGGCGAGCCGGGGCCAGCGATTGCGGCAGCAGTTGGCGTCCATCCAGAATCAGATCGACAGCCTCGAGCGGCTGCATTCGTTCGCCTGGCCCTTTCTCAACCAGCTCGCCCAGGCGCGGCAGAACCAGGAGGACACCGGGCTGGTGCTCCGGGAGATGACGGCCCTGGCGGAGGCGGCGTCGGCGCGGCTCATGGAAGGTCAGACCCTGGAGCTCAAGGGGCGCGTGCTGGCCGGCGTGGACTGGTCGGAGGTGGTGGCGGAGCGGCAGCAGCAGCAGCAGCAGCAGGAGATCCAGCGGATGCTGCTCGCCTGGGCGGCCCTGGCGGAGCGGCGCGTGCGCGAGCTGCCCCCCTCCGTGCCCGTGGCGCCGCAAGTGGAGTGGTTGTTGTATTCGGAGTTCGAGCAGACCGTGGGCCGGCGCATCGTGGAGGCACAGGGCAAGGAGCGCGCCGAGGCGGCGTCGCTCCAGGTGCTGCTGGACGACCACGTGTGGCAGGCCCGGTGGGTGGCGGTGTTCGTGCCCACCTTCGGCCTGCTGCTCATGGGACTCGTCACCGCCGCCATCCTCGCCCCCTTGCGCCGCTCGCTGCGCGAGCTCACCGCCGTGGCGCGGCGCATCGGCCAGGGGGACTTCGACATCGACGCCGCCACCTCCGCCGTGGCCCGGGACGAGCTGGGCATGCTCTCGCACGCCATCGGCCGCATGGCGCGCGAGCTGCGCGAGTCCCTGGAGGAGAAGCAGCGGATGATCCGCGCCGAGGCCGAATCCTCCGAGCGCGAGGCCCTGCGCTACCAGGCCCTGCTGGAGGACACCGTGCGCGCGCGCACCTCCGAGCTCGCCGAGGCCAACGCCCGTCTGCGCGAGAGCCTCCAGGAGCTGCAATCCACCCAGGAGCAGCTCCTGGCCGCCGATCGGCTCGCCTCCGTGGGTCGGCTCGCCGCGGGCGTGGGCCATGAAATCAACAACCCGCTCGCCTTCATCCTCAGCAACCTGCGCTTCGCGCACCAGGAGCTGACGGCGTTGAGCGGCGCGCCGAGCGAGGAGCTGCACCAGGAGCTGGTCTCCGCGCTCGCCGAGGCGAACGAGGGCGCCGAGCGGGTGCGCCTCATCGTGCAGGACTTGAGGACGCTCGCGCGGCCGGACGAGGTGGCGCTCGGCCCGGTGAGCGTGGCGGAGGTGGTGCGCAGCGCGGTGAAGATGGCGCGGCACGAGACGCGCGACCGGGCGCTCCTGGTGGAGGAGTGCGAGGGCGTCCCCCCGGTGCACGCCAACGCCGCGCGCCTGGGCCAGGTGTTCCTCAACCTGCTCATCAACGCGGCGCACGCCATCGAGCCGGGGCGGGTGAAGGAGAACGAGATTCGCGTGGTGGCGCGCATGTCCGGGCCCGGCCGGGTCACCGTGGAGGTGCGCGACACGGGCGCCGGCATTCCCGCCGAGCACCTGCGGCGCATCTTCGATCCGTTCTTCACCACCAAGCCGGTGGGCGTGGGCACCGGGCTGGGGCTGTCGGTGTGCCACCGCATCATCACCTCGCTGGGCGGAGACATCCGCGTGGAGAGCGAGCCCGGGCGGGGCACGTGCTTCTTCGTCACGCTGCCCATGGCCGCGGACTCCCAGCAGAGCGCCTCGACGCCCGCGGCCTGA
- a CDS encoding glycosyltransferase family 4 protein, giving the protein MTLVVHPHFHRRRTGVTAHTEVVVSELARTSETRALGRHLAAHVPRIAWGELWRRLRQEPVVWHAHRNNEMLVGLLLRLLSRQVRLVYTRHGGTRPGRLTRLLARRAERLITLNAQGAEWMGIPSARIGHGVDLARFVPPADRDAAWKALGLGGRHGVGVVGRIRPPKGQGDFVEAVRPLLSEFPEWRAVLVGQARGRKDRAWANELRASTADGLVLAGEHADVVPWYQGMDIIVQPSHAESFGMVLLEAMASGCCLVATRLPHVPALVEHGRTGFLFDPGDVTTLREHLRLLLREPERARAVGRAAAEEARARFGVAHEAQALWRVYQEALGR; this is encoded by the coding sequence ATGACACTCGTCGTGCACCCCCACTTCCACCGGCGCCGCACCGGCGTGACGGCCCATACCGAAGTCGTCGTGTCGGAGCTCGCGCGCACCTCGGAGACGCGGGCGCTGGGCCGGCACCTGGCGGCCCACGTGCCGCGCATCGCCTGGGGCGAGCTGTGGCGGCGCCTCCGCCAGGAGCCCGTCGTCTGGCATGCGCACCGCAACAACGAGATGCTCGTCGGCCTGCTGTTGCGGCTGCTGAGCCGCCAGGTGCGACTCGTCTACACGCGCCATGGGGGCACCAGGCCGGGGCGCCTCACGCGGCTGCTGGCCCGCAGGGCCGAACGCCTCATCACCCTCAACGCCCAGGGCGCCGAGTGGATGGGCATTCCCTCGGCGCGCATCGGCCACGGGGTGGACCTCGCGCGCTTCGTGCCCCCAGCGGACCGCGACGCCGCCTGGAAGGCACTGGGGCTGGGCGGCCGACACGGCGTGGGCGTCGTGGGGCGCATCCGTCCTCCCAAGGGCCAGGGCGACTTCGTGGAGGCGGTGCGCCCGCTGCTCTCCGAGTTTCCCGAGTGGCGGGCCGTGCTGGTGGGGCAGGCGCGGGGCCGCAAGGACAGGGCGTGGGCGAACGAGCTGCGCGCCTCCACCGCGGACGGCCTGGTGCTGGCGGGCGAGCACGCGGACGTGGTGCCCTGGTACCAGGGAATGGACATCATCGTGCAACCCTCGCACGCCGAGTCCTTCGGCATGGTGCTGCTGGAGGCCATGGCGAGCGGGTGCTGCCTGGTGGCGACGCGGCTGCCCCACGTGCCCGCCCTCGTCGAGCACGGGCGCACGGGCTTTCTCTTCGACCCCGGGGACGTGACGACGCTGCGCGAGCACCTGCGCCTGCTGCTGCGCGAGCCCGAGCGCGCCCGGGCCGTGGGCCGCGCCGCCGCCGAGGAGGCCCGCGCGCGCTTCGGCGTGGCGCACGAGGCCCAGGCGCTCTGGCGCGTGTACCAGGAAGCCCTGGGGCGCTGA
- a CDS encoding DUF763 domain-containing protein, protein MARTGSADLPLHSGRVPDWLAERMARMSRVLVEALVLHYGRHEVLRRLAHPFWFQSLGAVMGMDWHSSGVTTTVLGALKRGLTPGGRQLGLYVVGGKGVQARRVPDELSIIGDRVGIDAPTLLRASRLTARVDSAAVQDGFELYSHSLILADDNAWAVVQQGMNPEARQARRYHWLSEGLSSFVEEPHAAIDGPSQGVIVNLTDKRASRTRAALVELVSQGPDVVTGALRQRLPQPAPRPVTPVLPHLQLPVHEEVTHEDVVLRRLHGTLAAAAEQGPRDFAELLLTPGVGPRTVAALASVAEVLHGTPSRFTDPARFSLAQGGKDRHPFPVRLDIYDETLRVMRAAVDAARLGNDERLQAIRELDRQARRLEAVATGPSFDELVQAGWADAGELLPTDAPPRRFSRSSSAHRARAPRSPPRSQLELPGLSEEGAGEPSAPSG, encoded by the coding sequence ATGGCACGCACCGGTAGCGCGGATCTTCCGCTGCATTCGGGCCGGGTGCCGGACTGGCTCGCCGAGCGCATGGCGCGCATGAGCCGCGTGCTCGTGGAGGCGCTCGTGCTGCACTATGGCCGTCACGAGGTGCTGCGCCGGCTCGCGCACCCCTTCTGGTTCCAGTCGCTCGGGGCCGTCATGGGCATGGACTGGCACTCCTCGGGTGTCACCACCACGGTGCTCGGCGCGCTCAAGCGAGGGCTCACCCCCGGGGGGCGCCAGCTCGGGTTGTATGTCGTGGGCGGCAAGGGCGTGCAGGCGCGCCGCGTGCCCGACGAGCTGAGCATCATCGGCGACCGGGTGGGCATCGACGCCCCCACGCTCCTGCGCGCCAGCCGCCTCACCGCCCGCGTGGACAGCGCCGCGGTGCAGGATGGCTTCGAGCTGTACTCCCACAGCCTCATCCTCGCGGACGACAACGCGTGGGCGGTGGTGCAGCAGGGGATGAACCCGGAGGCCCGGCAGGCCCGGCGCTACCACTGGTTGTCCGAGGGCCTGTCCAGCTTCGTGGAAGAGCCCCATGCCGCCATCGACGGGCCGTCCCAGGGCGTCATCGTCAACCTCACGGACAAGCGCGCCTCGCGCACGCGCGCCGCGCTGGTGGAGCTGGTGTCCCAGGGGCCGGACGTGGTGACGGGGGCGTTGCGGCAACGGCTCCCCCAGCCCGCGCCCCGGCCCGTGACGCCGGTGCTGCCCCACCTGCAACTGCCCGTCCACGAGGAGGTGACGCACGAGGATGTGGTCCTGCGCCGGCTGCATGGCACGCTCGCCGCCGCGGCCGAGCAGGGCCCGCGCGACTTCGCCGAGCTGCTGCTCACCCCCGGCGTGGGCCCCCGCACGGTGGCGGCGCTCGCCAGCGTCGCGGAAGTCCTCCATGGCACGCCCTCGCGCTTCACGGATCCCGCGCGCTTCTCGCTCGCGCAGGGAGGCAAGGATCGGCACCCCTTCCCGGTGCGGCTGGACATCTATGACGAGACGCTGCGGGTGATGCGCGCGGCGGTGGACGCGGCCCGGCTCGGCAACGACGAGCGGCTCCAGGCCATCCGCGAGCTCGACAGGCAGGCGCGCCGCCTCGAGGCCGTGGCCACCGGGCCCTCCTTCGACGAGCTCGTCCAGGCGGGGTGGGCGGATGCCGGGGAGCTGCTGCCCACCGATGCGCCGCCCCGCCGCTTCTCGCGCTCCTCCAGCGCGCACCGGGCGCGGGCGCCCCGGAGTCCTCCCCGGAGCCAGTTGGAGCTGCCGGGCCTGTCGGAGGAGGGCGCCGGTGAGCCGTCCGCTCCCTCGGGCTAG
- a CDS encoding DUF2378 family protein, whose amino-acid sequence MSDTPLVFNHTVQGLFSRAFPQGVPALLKEKLRAAGVDLDRPLLPAYPIKTWSQCIALSAPVAFPNELPSMAWHKLGERMIDGYQETMIGRAMFASLRLLGPRRMLQRAKRSFRSGNNYTEVQFTDVSETEMDLWFNETDEVLRHFTAGLVMAGMRMGGAELPQVGILHTDSRGVTFRATWAQKGASARAHAGGPPA is encoded by the coding sequence ATGTCGGATACCCCGCTTGTCTTCAATCACACCGTCCAGGGACTGTTCTCCCGGGCCTTCCCCCAGGGTGTGCCCGCGTTGCTCAAGGAGAAGCTGCGCGCGGCGGGGGTGGACCTGGACAGGCCCCTGTTGCCCGCCTACCCCATCAAGACGTGGAGCCAGTGCATCGCGCTCAGCGCTCCGGTGGCCTTCCCCAACGAGCTGCCCTCGATGGCGTGGCACAAGCTGGGCGAGCGGATGATCGACGGCTACCAGGAGACGATGATCGGCCGCGCCATGTTCGCCTCGCTGCGGCTGCTCGGGCCCCGGCGCATGTTGCAGCGGGCCAAGCGCAGCTTCCGCTCGGGCAACAACTACACCGAGGTCCAGTTCACCGACGTCTCCGAGACGGAGATGGACCTGTGGTTCAACGAGACCGACGAGGTGCTGCGCCACTTCACCGCGGGCCTGGTGATGGCGGGCATGCGCATGGGCGGCGCCGAGCTGCCCCAGGTGGGCATCCTCCACACCGACTCCCGGGGCGTGACGTTCCGGGCCACGTGGGCGCAGAAGGGGGCCTCCGCCCGGGCCCATGCGGGCGGCCCTCCCGCCTGA
- a CDS encoding FKBP-type peptidyl-prolyl cis-trans isomerase encodes MTRLSPLLSLCLLLSVAACGSSESGDPAKVTYAPVLGVDLTAMNRSESGLYTQDQVVGTGLEATNGRLLEVNYSGWLPDGSLFDTSLGRKPFFFTLGQGRVIRGWDEGLVGMKVGGKRRLVLPSDLAYGEQGNSGIPPNSVLIFDVELLSAR; translated from the coding sequence ATGACGCGTCTGTCCCCCCTGCTGTCCCTCTGCCTCCTGCTCTCCGTGGCCGCGTGTGGCTCCTCGGAATCGGGAGACCCCGCCAAGGTCACCTACGCGCCCGTGCTGGGCGTGGACCTGACCGCCATGAACCGCAGTGAGTCCGGCCTCTACACGCAGGACCAGGTGGTGGGCACCGGCCTCGAGGCCACCAACGGCCGACTCCTGGAGGTGAACTACTCCGGCTGGCTGCCCGACGGCTCGCTCTTCGACACCAGCCTGGGCCGCAAGCCCTTCTTCTTCACGCTCGGGCAGGGCCGGGTCATCCGGGGGTGGGACGAGGGCCTGGTGGGCATGAAGGTGGGCGGCAAGCGCCGGCTCGTCCTCCCCTCCGACCTGGCCTATGGCGAGCAGGGCAACTCCGGCATCCCGCCCAACTCCGTGCTCATCTTCGACGTGGAGCTGCTCTCGGCGCGCTGA
- a CDS encoding phospholipase D-like domain-containing protein: MKTCWPLLVLAVLLAGCPLPNHRLALRIRDDIPVTPEGRSLAWYQTVGVELEPGNEVELVNNGHVFDVLEREIRAARSSIHILVYIWRAGDPSDRIIQALRERRPGVTCRILVDPLGSMRFENTVGPHLVAAGCEVRIFRRLQGTLSALDLKRFQSRLHRKVAVFDGVSGVTGGWGIWKVWLGEGLEPEQWRDASLWVKGPAVRGMQLAFAQNWQEAGGGMLPAEAFPDSIPSAGQARAGFVTHTGAPVLTNAERMTLLAIASAKRRLWISNSYFIPTGAMQDMLIAKAKAGVDVRVLTPGSRHHDVGPVLAGQLAIYDRLLEHGVRIFEYEVSMMHSKTLLVDDALSMVGSTNLDPLALSAEEGSLVVDDARMAGQLAQAFEEDLKHSVEVRWDSWRRRGLFKRLSERVTILFGEYL, translated from the coding sequence GTGAAAACCTGTTGGCCGCTGCTCGTCCTCGCCGTGCTTCTCGCGGGCTGTCCACTGCCCAATCACCGGCTCGCCCTGCGCATCCGCGACGACATCCCTGTCACGCCCGAGGGGCGCTCCCTGGCCTGGTACCAGACGGTGGGCGTGGAGCTGGAGCCGGGCAACGAGGTGGAGCTCGTCAACAACGGCCACGTGTTCGACGTGCTCGAGCGGGAGATCCGCGCGGCGCGCTCGAGCATCCACATCCTCGTCTACATCTGGCGCGCGGGAGACCCGTCCGACCGCATCATCCAGGCGCTGCGCGAGCGCCGGCCCGGGGTGACGTGCCGCATCCTGGTGGACCCCCTGGGCAGCATGCGCTTCGAGAACACCGTGGGGCCGCACCTGGTGGCGGCCGGGTGCGAGGTGCGCATCTTCCGGCGCCTGCAGGGCACCCTGTCGGCGTTGGACCTCAAGCGCTTCCAGTCGCGGCTGCACCGCAAGGTGGCCGTCTTCGACGGGGTGAGCGGGGTGACGGGAGGCTGGGGCATCTGGAAGGTCTGGCTCGGCGAGGGGCTCGAGCCCGAGCAATGGCGCGACGCGAGCCTCTGGGTGAAGGGCCCCGCGGTGCGCGGCATGCAGCTGGCCTTCGCGCAGAACTGGCAGGAGGCCGGGGGCGGCATGCTGCCCGCCGAGGCCTTTCCCGACTCCATCCCCTCCGCCGGGCAGGCGCGCGCGGGCTTCGTCACCCACACCGGTGCTCCCGTGCTCACCAACGCCGAGCGCATGACGCTGCTCGCCATCGCCTCGGCGAAGCGGCGGCTGTGGATTTCCAACTCCTACTTCATCCCCACCGGCGCCATGCAGGACATGCTCATCGCCAAGGCGAAGGCGGGGGTGGACGTGCGGGTGCTCACCCCGGGCAGCCGCCACCACGACGTCGGCCCCGTGCTCGCGGGGCAGCTCGCCATCTATGACCGGCTGCTCGAGCACGGGGTGCGCATCTTCGAGTACGAGGTGTCGATGATGCATTCCAAGACACTGCTCGTGGACGACGCGCTGTCCATGGTGGGCTCGACGAACCTGGATCCGCTGGCGCTGAGCGCCGAGGAGGGCTCGCTGGTGGTGGATGACGCGCGGATGGCCGGGCAGCTCGCCCAGGCGTTCGAGGAGGACTTGAAGCACTCCGTCGAGGTCCGCTGGGATTCCTGGCGCCGCCGCGGTCTCTTCAAACGCTTGTCCGAACGGGTGACGATCCTCTTCGGCGAATACCTCTGA
- a CDS encoding sterol desaturase family protein, protein MGFLKSFLAMYQDERFFLVGVCSTLLSVGAFLAFALPWTWVAYKNPESLQRYRVQGRDFPIKRWFWPSLGRLAINSLLSFLGLVLAWPLMRHLSGIHMGALPPWYVMVAQIAFFIVLDDFLYYWMHRTLHTPWLYKHVHSVHHRITIPFALTGNYMHAVEFVATSTLVLTGPSLVGAHVVTLWVWIIFRQFEAADGHCGYDVPWNPGLLVPFYKGSAYHDFHHRRFFGNYAGFFAYLDKLFGGTYSKGYEEYRRAHQHGAAPEPKPQPAPQPQPEP, encoded by the coding sequence ATGGGTTTTCTCAAGAGCTTCTTGGCGATGTACCAAGACGAGCGCTTCTTCCTCGTTGGCGTCTGTTCGACGCTCTTGAGTGTGGGTGCTTTCCTCGCCTTCGCGCTGCCCTGGACGTGGGTGGCCTACAAGAATCCCGAGTCGCTGCAACGCTACCGGGTGCAGGGGCGCGACTTCCCCATCAAGCGCTGGTTCTGGCCCTCGCTGGGCCGCCTGGCCATCAACAGCCTGCTGTCATTCCTCGGGCTGGTGCTCGCCTGGCCCCTCATGCGCCACCTGTCGGGCATCCACATGGGGGCCCTGCCCCCCTGGTATGTGATGGTGGCGCAGATCGCCTTCTTCATCGTCCTGGATGACTTCCTCTATTACTGGATGCACCGGACGCTGCACACCCCGTGGCTGTACAAGCACGTCCACTCGGTGCACCACCGCATCACCATCCCCTTCGCGCTCACCGGCAATTACATGCACGCCGTCGAGTTCGTGGCGACCTCGACGCTGGTGCTCACCGGGCCCTCGCTCGTGGGGGCGCACGTGGTGACGCTGTGGGTGTGGATCATCTTCCGGCAGTTCGAGGCGGCCGATGGGCACTGCGGCTACGACGTGCCGTGGAACCCGGGACTGCTCGTGCCCTTCTACAAGGGCTCGGCCTACCACGACTTCCATCACCGGCGGTTCTTCGGCAACTACGCCGGCTTCTTCGCCTACCTGGACAAGCTCTTCGGTGGCACCTACTCCAAGGGCTACGAGGAGTACCGCCGCGCCCACCAGCATGGCGCCGCGCCGGAGCCCAAGCCCCAGCCCGCGCCTCAACCCCAGCCGGAGCCCTGA
- a CDS encoding DUF2378 family protein yields the protein MFEHTVAGLFRSEWGSRLSAPALQALSEVGVDLSRPLLPAYSSETWARALRIAAADLFPGQPPQTSWRRLGQEVIHGLVHTLVGNAMVNVATLLGPLRFLRRLNPTLRNADNYVESRVEELGPTSCEVWFNEVMEQPAYHQGLLEALVGLAGGRDARARFLSSEGPGARFLVEWEAPEAG from the coding sequence GTGTTCGAGCACACCGTGGCGGGACTCTTCCGGAGCGAGTGGGGGAGCCGGTTGTCGGCCCCGGCGCTCCAGGCGCTGAGCGAGGTGGGAGTCGACTTGTCCCGGCCGCTGCTGCCCGCCTATTCCAGTGAGACGTGGGCGCGCGCCCTGCGCATCGCCGCCGCGGATCTGTTCCCCGGCCAGCCGCCCCAGACGTCCTGGCGTCGGCTCGGCCAGGAGGTCATCCACGGCCTGGTGCACACGCTGGTGGGCAACGCCATGGTGAACGTGGCCACCCTGCTCGGGCCGCTGCGCTTCCTGCGCCGGCTCAATCCCACCCTGCGCAACGCGGACAACTACGTGGAGTCGCGCGTCGAGGAGCTCGGCCCCACCTCGTGCGAGGTGTGGTTCAACGAGGTGATGGAGCAGCCGGCCTACCACCAGGGCCTGCTCGAGGCCCTCGTCGGGCTCGCCGGAGGCCGCGACGCGCGCGCCCGCTTCCTGTCCTCCGAGGGCCCGGGCGCGCGCTTCCTCGTGGAGTGGGAGGCCCCCGAGGCCGGGTGA
- a CDS encoding ATP-binding protein — MGFVVRLLAVLDAMLSERLRGGSSQELDRGRLLVAANCVMLLCDVLFLLFYVPLLPAPGMVPMGVVCGLGYGASLLTLRWGATTRPAALMVCTMLTGGIMVAAMNVKDTPEGAHPICMLIPLLAVYLLGPRPGLFFTLVGGMNAAVVVPLVHSRIPGLGVRNFFTAFFMLGAWALCCLLIVARDHANRALEQALRAQRDHERKLTSLLENTEDVVCSVDAQGLLIAANPALVEVYRELLGEEPEPGKPLLPPGAPESLRKRWEACCAKVFSGKRVRFEASPSSLRHPRVLDLSLTPVLDAAGRVVGMTLFGRDISDRKEAEARLGEMHRNLLDVSRRAGMAEIATGVLHNVGNALNSVNVSVNLLAERLHQSRVPGGLTRVTGLLSEHEGDLCVFFSQDARGRQLPGYLGALAGQLAEEREEFLDEVRTLQKSVEHIKSVVSMQQEHAHFSGVVERLDVTELLDDALRLHAVSLERQGIGVRREYTEAMMVRLDRHKLLQILLNLLTNAGHALMESGRPDKLLTIRVERVPPERVRIAVADNGIGIAPEDAPRLFTQGFTTKKDGHGFGLHISALAAREMDAFLSCASEGRGHGATFTIDLPMSGEESRA; from the coding sequence GTGGGCTTCGTGGTGCGGCTGCTGGCCGTGCTGGACGCGATGCTGTCCGAGCGGCTGCGCGGCGGTTCGAGCCAGGAGCTGGACCGGGGCCGGCTGCTGGTGGCGGCCAACTGCGTGATGCTGCTGTGCGACGTGTTGTTCCTGCTCTTCTACGTGCCCTTGCTGCCGGCTCCCGGGATGGTGCCCATGGGGGTGGTGTGCGGCCTGGGGTACGGGGCCTCGCTGCTGACGCTGCGCTGGGGCGCCACCACGCGTCCCGCGGCGCTGATGGTGTGCACGATGCTCACCGGCGGCATCATGGTCGCCGCGATGAACGTGAAGGACACGCCCGAGGGGGCGCATCCCATCTGCATGCTCATCCCCCTGCTGGCGGTCTACCTGCTGGGACCGCGCCCGGGCCTGTTCTTCACGCTGGTGGGGGGAATGAACGCGGCCGTGGTGGTGCCGCTGGTGCACTCGCGGATACCGGGGCTCGGGGTGCGCAACTTCTTCACCGCCTTCTTCATGCTCGGGGCGTGGGCGCTGTGCTGCCTGCTCATCGTGGCGCGTGACCACGCCAACCGCGCGCTCGAGCAGGCCCTGCGGGCGCAGCGCGACCACGAGCGCAAGCTGACGAGCCTGCTGGAGAACACCGAGGACGTGGTGTGCTCGGTGGATGCCCAGGGGCTGCTCATCGCGGCCAACCCGGCGCTCGTGGAGGTGTACCGGGAGCTGCTCGGGGAGGAGCCGGAGCCGGGCAAGCCATTGCTGCCGCCCGGCGCGCCCGAGTCGCTGCGCAAGCGCTGGGAGGCGTGCTGCGCGAAGGTGTTCTCCGGCAAGCGCGTGCGCTTCGAGGCCTCGCCCTCCTCGCTGCGCCACCCGCGCGTGCTGGACTTGTCGCTCACCCCGGTGCTCGACGCCGCCGGCCGGGTGGTGGGCATGACGCTGTTCGGCCGCGACATCTCCGACCGCAAGGAGGCCGAGGCGCGCCTGGGGGAGATGCACCGCAACCTGCTGGACGTGTCCCGGCGGGCGGGCATGGCGGAGATCGCCACCGGGGTGCTGCACAACGTGGGCAACGCGCTCAACAGCGTCAACGTGTCGGTGAACCTGCTGGCCGAGCGGCTCCACCAGTCGCGCGTGCCCGGTGGCCTCACCCGCGTCACGGGCCTCTTGAGCGAGCACGAGGGAGACTTATGTGTCTTTTTCTCCCAGGACGCGCGCGGGCGGCAGCTGCCCGGCTATCTTGGGGCGCTCGCTGGTCAGCTCGCCGAGGAACGCGAGGAGTTCCTCGACGAGGTTCGCACCCTGCAAAAGAGCGTGGAGCACATCAAGTCGGTGGTGAGCATGCAACAGGAGCACGCCCACTTCTCGGGCGTGGTGGAGCGCCTGGACGTGACGGAGTTGCTGGATGACGCGCTGCGGCTGCACGCCGTGTCCCTGGAGCGCCAGGGCATCGGGGTGCGGCGCGAGTACACCGAGGCGATGATGGTCCGGTTGGATCGACACAAGCTGTTGCAAATCCTCCTCAACCTGCTGACCAACGCGGGCCATGCCCTGATGGAGAGCGGGCGGCCGGACAAGCTGCTCACCATCCGGGTGGAACGGGTGCCCCCCGAGCGGGTCCGTATCGCGGTGGCGGATAATGGGATAGGCATCGCGCCGGAGGATGCGCCGCGCTTGTTCACCCAGGGGTTCACCACGAAGAAGGATGGCCACGGGTTCGGCCTCCACATCAGCGCGCTGGCGGCTCGGGAGATGGACGCGTTCCTCTCCTGCGCGAGCGAGGGCCGGGGTCACGGCGCCACCTTCACCATTGATCTGCCCATGTCGGGAGAGGAGAGCAGGGCATGA